A part of Saccharomyces cerevisiae S288C chromosome XIV, complete sequence genomic DNA contains:
- the DGR1 gene encoding Dgr1p (hypothetical protein; dgr1 null mutant is resistant to 2-deoxy-D-glucose), producing MQVGFVSQTNCRSFPACIVFLFQMSQRQRSFNANLRVFKSKCKKIYIG from the coding sequence ATGCAAGTTGGTTTTGTTTCTCAGACCAACTGCCGTTCCTTTCCTGCGTGTATTGtttttctgtttcaaaTGAGTCAACGGCAACGATCGTTCAATGCAAATCTTCGAGTATTTAAAAGCAAATGTAAGAAAATTTATATAGGTTAA
- the NRK1 gene encoding ribosylnicotinamide kinase (Nicotinamide riboside kinase; catalyzes the phosphorylation of nicotinamide riboside and nicotinic acid riboside in salvage pathways for NAD+ biosynthesis) → MTSKKVILVALSGCSSSGKTTIAKLTASLFTKATLIHEDDFYKHDNEVPVDAKYNIQNWDSPEALDFKLFGKELDVIKQTGKIATKLIHNNNVDDPFTKFHIDRQVWDELKAKYDSINDDKYEVVIVDGFMIFNNTGISKKFDLKILVRAPYEVLKKRRASRKGYQTLDSFWVDPPYYFDEFVYESYRANHAQLFVNGDVEGLLDPRKSKNIKEFINDDDTPIAKPLSWVCQEILKLCKD, encoded by the coding sequence ATGACTTCGAAAAAAGTGATATTAGTTGCATTGAGTGGATGCTCCTCCAGTGGTAAGACGACAATTGCGAAACTTACAGCAAGTTTATTCACGAAGGCTACATTAATTCATGAAGATGACTTTTACAAACATGATAATGAAGTGCCAGTAGATGCTAAATATAACATTCAAAATTGGGATTCGCCAGAAGCTCTTGATTTTAAACTTTTCGGTAAAGAATTAGATGTGATCAAACAAACTGGTAAAATAGCCACCAAACTTATACACAATAACAACGTAGATGATCCCTTTACAAAGTTCCACATTGATAGACAAGTTTGGGACGAGTTAAAGGCTAAGTATGACTCTATTAATGACGACAAATATGAAGTTGTAATTGTAGATGGGTTTatgattttcaataatactggaatatcaaaaaaatttgatttgaAGATATTAGTGCGTGCTCCCTATGAAgtactaaaaaaaaggaggGCTTCCAGAAAAGGATACCAGACTTTGGATTCTTTCTGGGTGGATCCGCCGTATTATTTCGACGAATTTGTGTATGAATCTTATCGTGCAAATCATGCGCAGTTATTTGTTAATGGAGACGTAGAAGGTTTACTAGACCCAAGGAAGtcaaagaatataaaagagTTCAtaaatgatgatgacaCTCCAATTGCGAAACCTTTAAGCTGGGTGTGCCAAGAGATTCTAAAGCTTTGTAAGGATTAG
- the TEP1 gene encoding putative phosphatidylinositol-3,4,5-trisphosphate 3-phosphatase (PTEN homolog with no demonstrated inositol lipid phosphatase activity; plays a role in normal sporulation; homolog of human tumor suppressor gene PTEN/MMAC1/TEP1 and fission yeast ptn1) has product MREEGSELEMEKGFLKWKPVNLMKKILSLPMKKTKNDIGLRLDISYILVNLIVCSYPVNTYPKLLYRNSLDDLILFLTVYHGKGNFRIFNFRGEKEDSDYKDNDLIGIAAKFESKDFEIQELRSTLINDGKIPISPIDLETRTLVEEETNNVICERIGWLDHFPPPFELLEEIVDGIENYLSVSKNRVAVLHCRMGKGRSGMITVAYLMKYLQCPLGEARLIFMQARFKYGMTNGVTIPSQLRYLRYHEFFITHEKAAQEGISNEAVKFKFKFRLAKMTFLRPSSLITSESAIVTTKIQHYNDDRNALLTRKVVYSDIMAHECGGNMTFIFGRDYLTLENDCRIEFTLGTSKSKAASSIISWTSCASCWLNIYLETLMHIIKDDSSPDYFQVERLKRDEMLGTTISWQELDGFGELSTHGLKLFQALKLEWEII; this is encoded by the coding sequence ATGAGAGAGGAGGGGAGTGAAttagaaatggaaaaaggCTTCCTTAAATGGAAACCAGTCaacttgatgaagaaaatattgtctttaccaatgaaaaaaactaaaaacGATATAGGTTTGAGATTAGATATATCATATATTTTAGTTAATCTAATAGTCTGCTCATACCCGGTAAACACGTATCCAAAACTGCTTTATAGGAATAGCTTGGATGACTTAATATTGTTTCTAACAGTGTACCATGGCAAGGGAAAttttagaatttttaattttagaGGTGAGAAAGAAGACAGCGATTATAAAGATAATGATCTTATTGGTATCGCTGCCAAGTTTGAGAgcaaagattttgaaattcaagaatTACGTTCGACGCTGATTAATGATGGAAAGATACCAATATCACCCATTGATCTCGAAACAAGGACCTTGGTCGAAGAAGAAACCAATAATGTAATTTGTGAAAGGATCGGTTGGCTAGATCATTTTCCACCGCCATTTGAACTGCTGGAAGAGATTGTAGATGGTATAGAAAATTACCTGTCCGTTTCGAAGAATAGAGTGGCTGTTTTACATTGTCGAATGGGGAAAGGCCGATCTGGTATGATAACAGTAGCATACCTCATGAAATACTTGCAGTGTCCTCTTGGAGAAGCAAGATTGATATTCATGCAGGCTAGATTCAAGTATGGTATGACGAATGGCGTCACCATACCCTCTCAATTAAGATACTTAAGGTACCATGAGTTTTTTATTACCCATGAAAAAGCAGCCCAAGAAGGAATTTCTAATGAGGCggtaaaattcaaatttaaaTTCAGGCTTGCTAAAATGACGTTCCTCCGCCCATCAAGCTTAATCACTTCCGAGTCTGCTATTGTAACTACTAAGATTCAACACTACAACGATGATAGAAATGCCCTCCTAACCCGAAAAGTAGTATATTCAGATATCATGGCGCATGAATGCGGTGGTAATATGACCTTCATTTTTGGTAGGGACTACTTAACACTGGAAAATGATTGTCGTATAGAATTTACCCTGGGGACCAGCAAGTCCAAAGCCGCCAGTAGCATAATATCTTGGACTTCATGCGCCAGCTGTTGGCTGAATATATACCTTGAGACTTTGATGCACATAATTAAAGACGATTCTTCGCCAGATTACTTTCAAGTAGAGAGGTTAAAGAGAGACGAAATGCTTGGGACAACCATAAGCTGGCAAGAGCTGGACGGTTTTGGGGAGCTCAGCACTCACGGCTTGAAATTATTTCAGGCACTGAAATTGGAATGGGAAATTATATAG
- the FAR11 gene encoding Far11p (Protein involved in recovery from cell cycle arrest; acts in response to pheromone; also involved in regulation of intra-S DNA damage checkpoint and autophagy; is essential for dephosphorylation of Atg13p; interacts with Far3p, Far7p, Far8p, Far9p, Far10p and with the phosphatases Pph21p, Pph22p and Pph3p; has similarity to the N- and C-termini of N. crassa HAM-2; similar to human Fam40A and Fam40B) gives MNASGRSHSKGPIIRSVSLEDLKRNSSFKGNLKYKDEVTSHKEPQVGTLSNEELLKDLDNMLRGKLNMGRNSFHADKRNKSDGNISALTFKARSGLEGDIRTIDIQQDSSDENDNFKFSDDGVNKDRNNEKDNNTDNAVEFQDDAEEAEEENEDESFANVDELDGFDLNKVSDGKHVPINEKGEVDYNMPVDKEFQKSLDQCAASLEERSSAPYALQRAVDWELKMFYSLEDELSEWFCSSDYMHFGQTQTLFKQKITQPQLFFDDENYAASVVECLIEDIPNSLASNLLALSYISMGCFAFTNSKSEHTKIIRRNNLMLVPHIQEIVHAFKKIAISCRDDNRNLKKQTILLFHSSTILYFICSICIEGRGENPEAVNVVIDAFEKTDLLEFLTKYIENWRWNSRLAMRIRNMISLLFKLIVLQFGDSSVYKQTKSSIYNLHGLTYPSKHPEKLSISPLHYQAFREDITSRFPDYNMPSSGLPKDVDKSESLSQFLEIPRPKSKNPLNMALIVPEKHIATPAPSPPSSPQLMHLGEGPRPRKSFQTNMAYPCLYPSDNEGSEDDTLEDRIDLNIERKPDNDIVIPFSTEEAARILSESLEIKLSTKQLWYERDLFMITERGWKQQLENEPYDYAALNHDANSSKEEKSAICIMQRIDKYYKSCLSSFNSLVFVLLQTMESSLTNNFHRKSEVSDKNLLNMLTPQLEIVRAKELSLKSAAGILHALLKWFKLSHILKFEHLAVVIHDSRYINTCASILSKYSEVYPERVFNKYVQTPNSFWKECSLSNESYRESYSVDDSGEVDTEIMPSFAYLLRILRKVTGNKTQRLKELPLSIGILFKRYYRLFNLDMYHPILKITRELTPFKNKRWKSEHMELISGVYLYEKLELTDNWVTGKDISGELSDACGQEIALRALLQFYNFQHYEISMEDLGYGHRNSSSQDLLNKESEYLNI, from the coding sequence ATGAATGCTAGTGGAAGATCTCATTCCAAAGGCCCCATTATAAGGTCTGTGTCTTTAGAAGATCTTAAGAGAAACTCTAGTTTCAAAGGCAATCTAAAGTACAAAGATGAAGTCACTTCACATAAAGAACCACAGGTCGGAACATTGAGCAACGAAGAACTGCTAAAAGATTTGGACAACATGTTGCGCGGTAAACTGAACATGGGAAGAAACAGTTTTCATGCcgataaaagaaataaatcaGATGGAAATATCAGTGCCTTAACCTTCAAGGCAAGATCAGGTCTTGAGGGAGATATTCGTACCATAGATATACAGCAAGATAGTagtgatgaaaatgataattttAAGTTCAGTGATGATGGCGTTAATAAGGATAGAAATAATGAGAAAGATAATAATACTGATAACGCCGTTGAATTTCAAGACGATGCTGAAGAAGCTGAAGAGGAGAATGAGGATGAATCATTTGCTAATGTAGATGAACTGGATGGCTTTGATTTGAATAAGGTTTCTGATGGCAAGCATGTTCCTATCAATGAAAAGGGCGAAGTTGATTATAATATGCCGGTAGATAAAGAATTTCAGAAATCACTTGACCAGTGCGCAGCTTCACTTGAGGAAAGATCAAGTGCACCTTATGCTTTACAAAGAGCAGTGGACTGGGAATTGAAGATGTTTTATTCTTTGGAAGATGAACTGTCGGAATGGTTTTGCAGCTCTGATTATATGCATTTTGGACAGACACAGACTCTGTTTAAACAGAAAATTACGCAACCACAATTATtctttgatgatgaaaactATGCTGCGAGCGTAGTTGAATGTTTAATTGAAGACATCCCCAATTCTTTAGCATCTAATTTACTCGCATTATCATATATTTCTATGGGATGCTTTGCGTTTACGAATAGCAAAAGTGAGCATACAAAGATTATACGACGCAACAATTTAATGCTTGTTCCTcatattcaagaaattgttCATGCCTTCAAGAAGATTGCAATAAGTTGTAGGGATGACAACagaaatttaaagaaacaaaCAATTTTGCTATTTCATTCGTCAACAATCCTATACTTCATATGCAGTATTTGTATAGAAGGTAGAGGAGAAAATCCGGAAGCAGTAAATGTTGTTATCGACGCTTTTGAGAAAACAGATTTGTTGGAATTTTTAACAAAGTATATTGAAAATTGGAGGTGGAATAGCAGATTAGCTATGCGCATAAGAAATATGATTTCTTTGCTCTTCAAGCTTATTGTATTACAATTTGGTGACAGTTCTGTCTACAAACAGACCAAATCATCTATTTATAATCTCCATGGCTTAACATATCCATCAAAGCATCCAGAAAAGCTTTCTATCTCCCCATTACATTATCAAGCATTCAGGGAGGACATTACTTCCCGTTTTCCTGATTACAATATGCCCAGTTCTGGCTTACCTAAAGATGTTGACAAATCAGAATCTCTTTCCCAGTTTCTGGAAATTCCTCGtccaaaatcaaagaatcCTCTAAATATGGCGCTCATTGTTCCTGAAAAACATATTGCTACACCTGCTCCTTCACCGCCAAGCTCTCCACAATTAATGCATTTAGGTGAAGGTCCTAGACCTCGTAAATCTTTCCAAACAAACATGGCATATCCGTGTTTGTATCCATCTGATAATGAAGGATCTGAAGATGACACTCTGGAAGATAGGATAGATTTAAATATAGAGAGAAAACCTGATAACGATATAGTTATTCCATTCAGTACCGAAGAGGCAGCGAGAATATTAAGCGAGAGTTTAGAAATTAAGCTGAGTACAAAACAACTTTGGTACGAAAGGGACTTATTCATGATAACTGAACGTGGTTGGAAACAGCAATTAGAAAATGAGCCATATGATTATGCCGCGCTTAATCATGATGCAAACTCTtcaaaagaggaaaaaagtGCGATTTGCATTATGCAGCGAATTGACAAATATTATAAGAGCTGCCTTTCGAGCTTTAACTCTCTTGTTTTTGTCTTACTGCAAACAATGGAATCAAGCTTGACAAATAACTTTCATAGGAAAAGTGAAGTCTCCGATAAAAATCTTCTAAATATGCTGACACCCCAATTGGAGATCGTGAGAGCTAAGGAATTGTCCCTAAAGTCAGCAGCGGGCATATTACATGCGTTATTGAAGTGGTTTAAGTTAAGccatattttgaaatttgaacACTTGGCGGTAGTTATTCACGATTCGCGATACATCAACACATGCGCATCTATTTTAAGCAAATATTCTGAGGTTTATCCAGAGAGGGTTTTCAATAAATATGTACAAACCCCGAATTCATTTTGGAAGGAGTGTTCTCTCTCTAACGAGTCTTATCGTGAATCCTATTCAGTAGATGACTCAGGAGAGGTCGACACGGAGATTATGCCTTCGTTTGCATATCTGTTAAGAATCTTGAGAAAAGTCACAGGGAATAAAACACAAAGGTTAAAGGAGCTGCCCCTCTCCATCGGCATTCTATTTAAACGCTATTATCGGCTCTTCAACCTTGACATGTATCATccaatattgaaaataacaaGAGAACTCACACcattcaaaaacaagagGTGGAAATCCGAGCATATGGAATTGATATCGGGGGTTTACCTTTATGAAAAGCTGGAGTTAACTGATAATTGGGTAACAGGGAAGGATATATCAGGAGAGTTGAGCGATGCTTGTGGTCAAGAAATTGCACTCCGGGCCTTGCTTCAATTTTACAATTTTCAACACTATGAAATATCTATGGAGGACCTTGGATATGGACACCGTAATAGTTCCAGCCAAGATCTGTTAAACAAGGAATCCGAGtatttgaatatttaa